The nucleotide sequence ACAGCTTGGTTTGGATGATCATGGTCCAGATTCCACCCAAAGCCACTCCATAAGCTATCTTCGGATACGTTGTCCCACCATTTGGCAACATCTTGGGCCATCACACATGAGTTTTGTTGTTGCTGCCCGCATGTGGCCACCTGGCCCGTGAGCGCGGTGGTTTCATGTGGTCCAGCTTGGGGTGGTTCGATGATCATTCCTACATCGTGCACTTCTGATTCAGATGATGTGGTAGTATTCATTGTTTCTTGAATGTTTCGGTCTTGATGGTAGCTAAATTGAGCTTCATATTTTttgttgtctgcgttttgcaatggttttcctttcttcttgaaatGAGTTCTCCAGTAGTTCTTTATTTCATTATCTGTTCTTCCTGGTAAGTATCTTGCTATCGTAGACCATCTACGTGTAACAAGATATATATTAATTTGGTTTTTAAAGATCATGTAATAAGTTAACAAAATTGAAAGAAATATAGTGGATAGAGATCAAGATGGATTACTTGTTTCCCCATAAAGCATGAAGTTCTATAATGATGCCTTCCTCTTGAGGTGACAATTGGCCTTTCTTGAGGCCCGGTCGCAAGTAATTCACCCACCTTAACCTACAACTCTTCCCATTCCTCCTCAATCCTAAACACGGATGATAAAATCAAGATTAAAATCCGAGAACAAGTAACTGTCACTGCCTTGTTGATCTAAAAGCATCAAGGAAGTGACAGGTACCCATGCGTGCATATCTGTGAATGCCTTGTTGGTGTATAAGCATTAAGGCAGTGTCATATGCTTGTGCATATCTCACAAATCATGTGTATGTAACAAAGTATGCATGTTTTCTTTGatgttgattttttttaacttaaaaatTACAAAACTTGATCTCTAGATCATACCTGAGCAACCGGCTACCGAGCTCCATCTTCCCTCCCCATGCAATGCAACATAATCCATAAGCAACTTATCTTCCGCGGGTGTCCAAGGTCCCTTCCTCCACCCTTCCTCCGCCACTCTCCACCCCATCATACCGTCCATTTCTGCTTCTAATTTTCACTACTATATTCTCTCTTAATTTTCCACTTATATATTCTCTTGTCTCCAATTCATGCAACACAAATTGCTCTTTAACTTGGAACACCTCCTTTATATATCCTCTAGCATCAGCAAATTTAGTGCCCCTTTTAAAAATATGCTGATCTCACAATCTTGATGACACTAACTTTTTTATTTGCAAATCTTATGCGGGCCGGATAGTATAGTTTATACGTCGACCCAGTCAGAATCGAGCAAGTGTCCTTACTACTTATACATCAAAGAAAACATTCCTGATATGATGACTACTTAACAAAGCTTAAGTCATACTTACAATGATAACACAGAATCTAAAAGAGAGCActgttttaatattaaaacttgaAAAACTAACATAGTGGTTGTTGGTGTCTCCTTGAAAACAGCCCATGCCCAATCCCTTTGTAACATATGTTGATACACGTAACATGCCTTTTTTGTTGCTATTGATCTTAGCTTAGAAGAAGCTTCTGGTTACTATTTCGGGTGGTGGAATGTTAGAATAATTAAAAGGTGACGAGTCAGCTCGGCGACACGTGTCGTGGTCCTCGGTTAATTAAGCACTGTTAAGGCATTGTTTAATGGTGTAGCTCATTAGTTTAAGTGATTATGTGCCAATTTGGAGAGTGATGTGTTACACCTAAACTATATATTAATCAAAAGCTTTCCCGATGTAGAATGGGTGTTAGTATTATTATATGATCATATTCATAATTCTTTATTTGATGCTATGTACGTCAAAGGTGGAATGAATTGAATTTGGTCTGTTTTTTTTAAAGAACTTAATTAGCAGTTCCCCTTCAAACTTAAACGGCTCGAAAGGTGTCTACGTGGATTCGCAAGATGACGATGATGGTTAAAGATGATTAAATCAACGGTCGAAAACCCTTGAAACTTTCTCCTGGTGTTTTAGGTATATTACAGTAATGAAAACAGTCTTAATTAAGATATTTTGTTATGAAATGGCCAGCTTCTAGAATTAGTTCTTTCTTTGTGTTTGAATTGAAGGTAAAAAGGTGTATGCATATGACTCAAATCTTCTTTATGGTATGcagatgttgttgttgttgttgaaggttTTATTAAAATGGTAATAATAACTGAAGTAGAAAGTGACTCTTTTTTGTTGCTAagatattattattttataaataatgaAAGGTATCTAGGTAAGTATAAcatattttaatttttaacaaATGCATTGATCTATGCAATGTATTTATAAATTCACCTAATACGTGTACACAATTTATACAAGTTAACACTTAATAGCTTTGGATTTAATGTAGAACGCATGTTATTTTTGTATGTTGCATAAAACAGGACGTTCGTTGGTTAAGAAAAAATGTTATATCAGTCGGTACCCTTACAAAATATGTATTATTAATTACATGTAACCTCTTTATTAAGCAATGAAAAACCTCCTAAATATATAAGGATATCTATAGATAATTACAAACAAAACCTAATAAAAAAATAACCGGATTGGTAGTCCAACGACAAGGcaaaacattttaaaacactTAAGTGTGAGGTTTTGGGTTCAAGTCTCACAAAGAGCAAAAAATTCAACGTTTAAAAAAGCATTAAAAATAATTACCATATACTAATCAAATCATCACTCCTATTTATGATATAGATGATTATAAAAATTCATAgttaataatattttattttattttaatactcCCTCGCAGTCAGAACAAAAGGAAATCAGACTCTCAGCCTggaacaaaaaataataaaaagaacatgtaatttgaaaaaataaaaaaaaaacaatgatttATAAAATTCAAGGATGGCGCCTAGTTTGAATTTGTTTTGGTTTTCTAAAACTTAGGGTGTGTATCTGGTTGAATTTGTTCAATCTTAACTCAAGGTCAGTGTCAGATTTGTAATTTGTTTCGTAGCGACAAATGGCTATATCGGCAGCGACAAGTGACACGATGGTAGAACTATGGTGATAGAAGCTACGAGTGTGGCAGCATAACAACGGCAAGGGAAAACAAAACCTAATCAATAGATGTGTACAACTTGTTCCTAGAACGAGGCGAGATGAAAAAGACAAGTGAGGAGGTCATTACACAAGGGGGACGAGGGGAGAAGAGTGACGAAGACCAACCAACATCTGACAGCAAAAGCCGCAGAGAAAGGTGTGAAAAGAAGAAAGCAAGAGTCCTAAGACTCTAATACcatatagaataataaaaatcaTCCAAGATATTTTGTATATATAACTAATTATATGCAGGATACAATGAGCATAATTATAAGGAAAACTAATCAAAATACAATGAGTGTAATTACAAATTAAACTTATTAAATAAGCGCTCCTGCTtactatatagataactacaatAAATTCTATCTAAAAAGATTTTCACTCTTTAAAATTCAGAAATAAGAACAAAAATGTCACTTTTAAGTTATTTTAAGTGTCACGATAAGAAGAGTTTAAAATCAAATCAACATGGACCAGCGAACTAAAGCTACACATTTTGGGTAGAAGTGTGTATAAGTGGactcatattttttttttgagttgGAAAGCTAGTGGTCCATGCCATTTGATAATTACAGGTCtacaatacaaacataaaggttaacagt is from Helianthus annuus cultivar XRQ/B chromosome 9, HanXRQr2.0-SUNRISE, whole genome shotgun sequence and encodes:
- the LOC110874827 gene encoding transcription factor MYB59, whose translation is MGWRVAEEGWRKGPWTPAEDKLLMDYVALHGEGRWSSVAGCSGLRRNGKSCRLRWVNYLRPGLKKGQLSPQEEGIIIELHALWGNKWSTIARYLPGRTDNEIKNYWRTHFKKKGKPLQNADNKKYEAQFSYHQDRNIQETMNTTTSSESEVHDVGMIIEPPQAGPHETTALTGQVATCGQQQQNSCVMAQDVAKWWDNVSEDSLWSGFGWNLDHDHPNQAVMEQSFGPCF